A DNA window from Gillisia sp. Hel1_33_143 contains the following coding sequences:
- a CDS encoding GNAT family N-acetyltransferase, whose protein sequence is MEIKHFNGDKKGQFEAFSDEEKAGLMTYKWYDDHCITIDHTEVYSSFEGKGVGKKLIVEGVAYARKNDLKIRPTCPFAKKYLERTSDYDDVLY, encoded by the coding sequence ATGGAGATCAAACATTTTAATGGAGATAAAAAAGGGCAATTTGAGGCATTTTCTGATGAAGAAAAAGCAGGATTAATGACCTATAAATGGTATGATGATCATTGTATTACTATAGACCATACAGAAGTTTATAGCAGTTTTGAAGGCAAAGGAGTTGGAAAGAAATTAATTGTAGAAGGGGTTGCATATGCTAGGAAAAATGATCTAAAGATAAGGCCTACGTGTCCGTTTGCAAAGAAATATTTAGAACGAACATCAGATTATGATGATGTGTTATATTAA